The Paenibacillus sp. RUD330 genome has a segment encoding these proteins:
- a CDS encoding SDR family NAD(P)-dependent oxidoreductase, with protein MSEQTKTAVITGAAGGIGKELTRRLAQRNLNLVLVDLKEEALQAVIAELGLDSAKTIAVAADVSKEEDVRNYVERAVEKFGTIDYFANNAGIEGAVGSIEDQSVATLDLVYNVNVRGVFLGLQHVLPVMKKQKSGAVLNTSSLAGLMGAPGMSPYIMSKHAVIGLTRVAANEAAGYGVRVNAVLPGTINTNMMRQIETKSGAPEGFKKANEDSTPLGRYGEPQEVAAVMNFLLSDEASFVTASLYTVDGGMMGQ; from the coding sequence ATGTCCGAACAAACGAAAACAGCCGTCATCACGGGAGCCGCAGGAGGAATCGGCAAGGAGCTGACGCGCCGTCTGGCCCAGCGGAACCTCAATCTTGTCCTCGTCGATCTGAAGGAGGAAGCCCTGCAGGCCGTCATCGCCGAGCTCGGCCTCGACAGCGCCAAGACGATTGCCGTCGCGGCGGATGTCTCGAAAGAGGAGGATGTCCGGAACTACGTCGAGCGGGCGGTGGAGAAGTTCGGCACGATCGATTATTTCGCCAACAACGCCGGCATTGAAGGAGCCGTGGGCAGCATCGAGGACCAGAGCGTCGCTACGCTCGATCTCGTCTACAACGTCAACGTGCGCGGAGTGTTCCTCGGCCTGCAGCATGTGCTTCCGGTCATGAAGAAGCAGAAGTCCGGCGCGGTGCTGAACACATCCTCGCTGGCAGGCCTCATGGGCGCTCCGGGCATGTCTCCCTATATCATGTCCAAACACGCCGTCATCGGTCTCACCCGCGTCGCGGCGAACGAAGCGGCCGGCTACGGCGTCCGCGTCAATGCGGTGCTGCCGGGCACAATCAATACGAACATGATGCGCCAGATCGAGACCAAATCGGGAGCTCCCGAAGGATTCAAGAAGGCCAACGAGGACAGCACGCCGCTGGGCCGCTACGGCGAGCCGCAAGAGGTAGCGGCCGTGATGAACTTCCTCTTGTCCGATGAAGCGTCGTTCGTTACCGCTTCCCTGTACACGGTCGACGGAGGCATGATGGGCCAATAA
- a CDS encoding stage II sporulation protein P, translating into MKRIMAVNLGKSSLRIREFLAAGRTFVLLSLCSMIIFVLAGAASIVRHQDPSSPASSMKGLTSMVSSAFLADMLGMEMPAFQSSGHGESVSTRQVSSFVLRMLTDVNPGSPRSLLAAGMPVMQSGGENLAGKAGAAGGQTPAPEDEPEAAAGDDSGEDGHDAGIEDDSPVGPIGVPQEDPAGSGQSGPGSGGTGSGAPPAADGGSKAVFIYHSHIRESYNPEVSKPGTNPESSKVNVANVGERLAEQLEKRGVGAVHSSTDYPSVIPGFKYTMSYKYSKKSVQEAMSANKGLKFFFDIHRDSAKRKTTTVNIGGKDYAKVFFIIGRKNPNWEENEKFAERIHNLLNERYPGLSRGIWGKTVTTGNGEYNQSLASDSVLVEVGGIDNSLEEGYRTADALAEVIADLYFEGEKA; encoded by the coding sequence ATGAAACGAATCATGGCCGTCAATCTGGGAAAAAGCAGTCTCCGCATCCGCGAGTTCCTCGCTGCGGGACGCACCTTCGTGCTGCTGTCGCTATGCTCCATGATCATCTTCGTGCTGGCCGGGGCCGCTTCGATTGTCCGCCATCAGGATCCTTCATCGCCGGCTTCCTCCATGAAAGGATTGACATCGATGGTTTCAAGCGCCTTTCTGGCGGACATGCTGGGAATGGAGATGCCTGCGTTCCAGAGCAGCGGGCATGGCGAGAGCGTATCGACCCGGCAGGTGAGCAGCTTCGTGCTCCGCATGCTGACCGACGTGAATCCGGGCAGCCCGCGCAGCCTGCTGGCGGCCGGCATGCCCGTCATGCAGAGCGGCGGCGAGAATCTGGCCGGCAAGGCGGGCGCGGCGGGTGGTCAGACGCCGGCGCCGGAGGACGAGCCCGAGGCGGCTGCAGGCGACGATTCCGGCGAAGACGGCCATGACGCAGGCATCGAGGACGATTCGCCGGTAGGTCCGATCGGAGTGCCGCAGGAGGATCCGGCGGGCAGCGGGCAGAGCGGTCCGGGGAGCGGCGGGACCGGCAGCGGAGCGCCTCCGGCCGCCGATGGCGGCAGCAAGGCCGTGTTCATCTATCATTCGCATATCCGCGAATCCTACAATCCGGAAGTGAGCAAGCCCGGAACGAATCCGGAATCCTCCAAGGTCAATGTGGCCAATGTCGGAGAGAGGCTGGCCGAGCAGCTGGAGAAACGCGGTGTCGGAGCCGTCCACTCCAGCACGGATTATCCTTCTGTGATTCCGGGCTTCAAATATACGATGAGCTACAAGTATTCCAAGAAGAGCGTGCAGGAAGCGATGAGCGCCAATAAAGGGCTGAAGTTCTTTTTCGATATCCATCGGGATTCCGCCAAGCGCAAGACGACGACGGTGAATATCGGAGGCAAGGATTATGCCAAAGTATTTTTCATCATCGGCCGCAAAAATCCGAATTGGGAAGAAAACGAGAAATTCGCCGAGCGGATCCACAACCTGCTGAACGAACGTTATCCCGGCTTGTCGCGCGGCATCTGGGGCAAGACGGTGACGACCGGCAACGGGGAATACAATCAGTCGCTGGCCTCGGACAGCGTGCTCGTCGAGGTCGGCGGCATCGACAACTCGCTGGAGGAAGGCTACCGGACGGCCGACGCGCTGGCCGAAGTGATCGCGGATCTGTATTTCGAGGGCGAGAAGGCTTGA
- a CDS encoding TetR/AcrR family transcriptional regulator, whose amino-acid sequence MDKQLDRRTKRTREALQSALIRIIRRKGYEAATILEIAEEADYNRGTFYNHYAGKEELLEEIRLGFLQQFADLILGPYPGMSGVGAADIYPSSLLLFQHVEQNKETFLALLAVDRGLGEDMNRVLKDAMKRDLQLSVEEQDPEVDREFMYSYLASATIGVVMYWAGTGFKFSSDYMARQLLLQINNRLDYIEFKRKQ is encoded by the coding sequence ATGGACAAACAGCTAGACCGCAGAACCAAACGAACCCGCGAAGCCCTTCAGTCCGCCCTGATCCGGATTATCCGGAGAAAAGGCTACGAGGCGGCGACCATTCTCGAGATCGCCGAGGAGGCCGATTACAACCGCGGCACCTTCTACAACCATTACGCCGGCAAGGAAGAGCTGCTGGAGGAAATCCGGCTGGGCTTCCTCCAGCAGTTCGCCGACCTCATTCTCGGGCCCTATCCGGGGATGAGCGGAGTCGGCGCCGCAGACATCTATCCTTCCAGCCTGCTTCTATTCCAGCATGTCGAGCAGAACAAGGAGACCTTCCTGGCGCTGCTGGCGGTCGACAGAGGGCTGGGGGAAGACATGAACCGCGTCCTGAAGGACGCCATGAAGCGGGACCTGCAGCTGAGCGTGGAGGAGCAGGATCCCGAGGTGGATCGGGAATTCATGTACAGCTATCTCGCCTCCGCGACGATCGGCGTCGTCATGTACTGGGCCGGGACCGGCTTCAAGTTCTCCTCCGACTATATGGCCAGGCAGCTGCTGCTGCAGATCAACAATCGCCTCGACTACATCGAATTCAAGCGGAAACAATGA